Within Pirellulales bacterium, the genomic segment CTTCGTGGTGCTGCAATCAGGCCCGCGCGGCCCGCGCGGCGGCGCTCCGCTGTGGGGGAGCGGCTTTCTGCCGACGACCTATCAAGGCGTGCCGCTCTTGCAGGGGCCGGAGCCGATTCTGAATCTTGCCAGTCCGGCCGGCTTCGACCGTCGGCGACAAGGCGATTTCTTCGCGGCCGTGAAAGACCTTAATTCCCAGCGATTCGACGCCGTGGGCGATCCGGAGATTGCCACTCGCATCGCCGCCTACGAGATGGCCTGGCGGATGCAATCGAGCGCTCCGGAGTTGATGGACCTGTCAGGCGAAACCGCCCAAACGCTGGCCGCCTACGGCGCCGAGCCGGGCAAGCCCTCCTTCGCCAACAACTGCCTGCTGGCCCGCAGGCTGGTCGAGCGGGGCGTGCGGTTCGTGCAGCTCTATCACACCGATTGGGACCATCACGGCAACAACGACACGCACCTGGGCAAGCCGCTCGACGACCGCTGCCGCGAGACCGACGGCCCGGCCGCGGCGCTGGTGAAAGACCTCAAGCAGCGCGGCCTGTTGGACGAGACGCTGGTGATCTGGGGCGGCGAGTTCGGCCGCACGCCGATGGGCGAGCCGCGCGACCAGATGGGCCGCGACCACCACATCGACGGCTACGCCCTCTGGCTGGCCGGTGGCGGCATCAAGCCCGGCCAGACGATCGGTGTCACCGACGAGCTTGGCTTCTACGCCGTTGAAGACCGCGTTCACGTACATGACTTGCAGGCCACGATCTTGCACCTGCTGGGACTCGATCACACCCGGCTCACGTTCCGCTTCCAGGGCCGCAACTTCCGGCTGACCGACGTCGGCGGGCAAGTGGTCCGCAAGCTCTTGGCGTGAGAGGACGCTCCGCAACCCGACTGTTTTGCCGTGCCATGTAAAGCCGCTCCGGTCGTCACTGAGTTCAGCACGGATTCGACGGCCTTGCGCAACCGTTTTGAGCGAGCGGAACCGACGAGTCGAAAAGATCCGGTCCCAAGCCAACGGCGCGGTAGAACACAGGGAACCAAGCAGGCGGAGGCCTGCAACCGATCCAACCCAAGCCAGTCGCGAGATAGAACAAAGGATGTTTTGGTTCCGAGCGGATGCCGCCGGTGGCCAATGGTGGGGTTACCTCTGACCGGTTTTTGAGCGAAGCGCGCGGGTGGATAGAGTATCACAGCTCAGAAAAAGGTTTCACATCGCGCATAAAAAAACTAGAAGAATCTGTTCGTTCTTCTGGTTCGAGGCGGGTGGTTCCGGCG encodes:
- a CDS encoding DUF1501 domain-containing protein, with amino-acid sequence FVVLQSGPRGPRGGAPLWGSGFLPTTYQGVPLLQGPEPILNLASPAGFDRRRQGDFFAAVKDLNSQRFDAVGDPEIATRIAAYEMAWRMQSSAPELMDLSGETAQTLAAYGAEPGKPSFANNCLLARRLVERGVRFVQLYHTDWDHHGNNDTHLGKPLDDRCRETDGPAAALVKDLKQRGLLDETLVIWGGEFGRTPMGEPRDQMGRDHHIDGYALWLAGGGIKPGQTIGVTDELGFYAVEDRVHVHDLQATILHLLGLDHTRLTFRFQGRNFRLTDVGGQVVRKLLA